A genomic segment from Chrysemys picta bellii isolate R12L10 chromosome 11, ASM1138683v2, whole genome shotgun sequence encodes:
- the C11H2orf69 gene encoding mitochondrial protein C2orf69 homolog, with protein MSRRGRYSPAATSVLRGLVGSAFLCLARAMSLCRAPPTCGAGPSGGGSSSARPSPPWLRLPQVPGADPCRTNDLLLLLPPEQPPPPRHHVVYFPGDVQNYRDVMACHPENFQWECWSLENIATILARRFPNSYVWVVKCSRMHLHKFSCYDNFVASNLFGAPEHSSDLGAFTHLHALLVNAFSITQNILLSQKSVYNFNKDETIAVCKSKSVPTTNGCPASERERNWEYSDNSAMSFGTPSVIGEASFTLIGFSKGCVILNQLLYELKEAKKDKNTDAFIKNIRAFYWLDGGHSGGSNTWVTDPEVLKEFAETGIAVHAHVTPYQVFDTMRSWIGKEHKKFVQILEEFGVQVNKLLHFADEVPSLDNHFRVHEVF; from the exons ATGAGCAGGCGCGGGCGCTACTCGCCCGCCGCCACCTCGGTGCTGAGGGGCCTGGTCGGCTCGGCCTTCCTCTGCCTGGCCAGGGCCATGAGCCTGTGCCGAGCCCCGCCGACCTGCGGGGCGGGGCCCTCGGGCGGCGGCTCCTCCTCCGCCCGCCCGAGTCCCCCGTGGCTGCGGCTGCCGCAGGTGCCGGGCGCCGACCCCTGCAGAACCAACgacttgttgctgctgctgccgccggagcagccgccgccgcctcgGCATCATGTCGTCTATTTCCCGGGGGACGTGCAG AACTATCGTGACGTTATGGCCTGCCATCCAGAAAACTTTCAATGGGAGTGCTGGAGTTTAGAAAACATTGCTACTATACTCGCTCGCCGATTCCCTAATAGTTATGTTTGGGTTGTAAAATGTTCCCGTATGCATCTGCACAAATTCAGCTGCTATGATAATTTTGTGGCAAGTAATTTGTTTGGAGCACCAGAACACAGCAGTGACCTTGGAGCTTTCACACACCTTCATGCGTTGCTAGTTAATGCATTCAGTATCACCCAGAACATTTTGCTGTCCCAAAAGAGTGTGTATAATTTCAACAAGGATGAAACGATAGCTGTTTGTAAATCAAAATCTGTTCCTACTACAAATGGCTGTCcagcatcagagagagagagaaattgggaATATTCTGATAATTCTGCTATGAGTTTTGGCACACCATCTGTTATAGGTGAAGCATCATTTACTTTGATTGGCTTCAGTAAAGGTTGTGTGATTTTGAACCAGCTGCTTTATGAGTTAAAAGAAGCGAAAAAGGACAAGAACACAGATGCCTTTATAAAAAATATAAGAGCATTTTACTGGCTGGATGGTGGTCACTCTGGAGGAAGCAATACTTGGGTTACTGACCCTGAAGTGTTGAAAGAATTTGCAGAGACAGGGATTGCAGTTCATGCTCATGTTACACCTTACCAAGTGTTTGATACAATGAGGTCATGGATTGGGAAGGAGCACAAGAAATTTGTGCAGATTCTTGAAGAATTTGGTGTGCAAGTAAATAAACTGCTTCATTTTGCAGATGAAGTCCCTTCCTTAGATAACCACTTCAGAGTTCATGAAGTATTTTGA